One part of the Ornithodoros turicata isolate Travis chromosome 2, ASM3712646v1, whole genome shotgun sequence genome encodes these proteins:
- the LOC135383143 gene encoding uncharacterized protein LOC135383143 isoform X1: MAKMWEFDAFIDEGDEDFASYVERFGHYCKVANVQDEELKKSAFITAIGKKAYKTLKDLLLPSKPEEKSFKDLVKVLSEHYGPTSQVIAERFKFNRRYQGEGESVAVFAVALKHMAAKCEFGQFLDDALRDRFVAGLRNPAIQTGLLKKKELTFETACEFAKSVELAERESRGFRPVAGTDAEVHAIKKTSRKPVSGSETRTAKNKCYRCGEEHDANSCRYRKTRCYHCKRTGHLSRVCRSRQTTADAVHNVDDEQPDSELLLYSVYHVGTTKRPYEVEVRLEGMTVKMQVDTGAAVSLLSESLFKLLKQPPSLAQCALKLKTYGGTPLEVIGQGQVAVEYNGQRKVLQIIVVPGDKPALLGRDWIESLGVDLNSIHEVHTELAPDSLVRRTNAVQHTRTPPYHPASNGAAERLVQTVKRSLLRQFRDEESTGVTRTIRHRLDQFLFVYRNTPCPTTGKTPAELFLSWKPRTRLSILHPELAKRTERGITQGQSRPNGTSWREFEAGDSVRVRGTRPGDPRWLEGTVVRRVSLSTYIVRVQSQERVIHVDDITSHAFAIPAPRTIRIPEETSTQQPPDPALAVQPQVEDETGTPLATPVSTEDEVATENNAPVPQLRRSSRTRKQPERYGFETK; encoded by the exons ATGGCTAAGATGTGGGAATTTGACGCCTTCATTGACGAAGGAGACGAAGACTTCGCTTCGTACGTGGAAAGATTTGGGCACTATTGCAAGGTAGCCAACGTGCAAGACGAAGAACTTAAGAAGTCAGCCTTCATCACTGCCATAGGGAAGAAAGCGTACAAGACGCTCAAAGATTTGCTTCTACCGTCAAAGCCGGAAGAGAAGTCATTCAAAGATTTGGTAAAGGTACTGAGCGAACACTACGGGCCTACAAGCCAAGTCATTGCGGAGCGCTTCAAATTTAACCGGCGCTACCAAGGGGAAGGGGAGTCCGTCGCAGTTTTTGCAGTCGCGCTGAAGCACATGGCTGCGAAATGCGAGTTCGGCCAGTTTCTCGACGACGCGCTGCGGGACCGGTTCGTCGCGGGACTGCGGAACCCAGCCATCCAGACAGGATTACTAAAGAAAAAGGAGCTGACGTTCGAGACGGCGTGTGAGTTCGCCAAGAGCGTCGAATTGGCCGAGCGAGAGTCTAGGGGCTTCCGACCAGTTGCTGGAACAGACGCCGAAGTCCATGCGATCAAAAAGACAAGCAGGAAGCCTGTTTCGGGGAGTGAAACGAGAACAGCCAAGAACAAATGTTATCGGTGCGGCGAAGAACATGACGCAAATTCGTGTCGCTATCGAAAGACAAGATGTTATCACTGCAAGCGCACGGGGCATCTGTCTCGCGTGTGCAGATCTAGGCAGACAACGGCCGACGCGGTTCATAACGTGGACGACGAACAGCCTGATAGCGAGCTGTTGTTATACAGCGTGTATCACGTCGGGACAACGAAGCGACCGTATGAAGTGGAAGTGCGGCTTGAAGGTATGACTGTGAAAATGCAAGTTGATACAGGCGCAGCTGTTTCGCTCCTGTCAGAAAGCCTGTTCAAGCTGCTAAAACAACCGCCGTCGCTTGCGCAGTGCGCACTGAAGCTCAAAACGTACGGCGGAACGCCGCTTGAAGTCATAGGCCAGGGCCAAGTCGCTGTGGAATACAACGGACAACGGAAGGTTCTGCAAATCATCGTGGTACCCGGAGACAAGCCAGCGTTGCTTGGGCGCGACTGGATTGAGAGCCTCGGGGTCGACTTGAACAGCATTCACGAGGTCCACACCGAGCTAGCTCCGGACAGCCTCGTTAGAAG AACGAACGCTGTGCAGCATACGAGGACACCGCCGTACCACCCAGCCTCAAATGGAGCAGCGGAAAGACTTGTCCAGACAGTCAAACGAAGTCTCCTACGCCAATTTCGGGATGAGGAGAGCACAGGAGTGACTCGGACGATTCGACATCGACTGGATCAGTTTCTCTTCGTATACCGTAACACACCGTGTCCAACAACTGGTAAGACGCCAGCCGAACTTTTTCTGTCCTGGAAGCCACGCACGAGGCTGAGCATCTTGCACCCCGAATTAGCAAAGCGGACGGAACGAGGTATTACTCAAGGGCAAAGCCGCCCAAACGGAACTTCATGGAGGGAGTTCGAAGCGGGCGATAGCGTTCGAGTAAGAGGGACCAGACCGGGTGATCCAAGATGGTTAGAAGGCACTGTCGTGCGGCGCGTCAGCTTGTCTACATACATAGTCAGGGTTCAAAGCCAAGAGAGGGTTATCCATGTGGACGACATTACTTCACACGCATTTGCTATTCCTGCGCCCAGAACGATCCGGATTCCAGAGGAGACCAGTACACAGCAACCGCCTGACCCGGCTTTGGCAGTCCAGCCTCAAGTAGAAGACGAAACAGGGACCCCATTGGCAACGCCTGTGTCTACTGAAGATGAAGTCGCCACGGAAAACAACGCTCCGGTACCGCAACTACGACGAAGCTCGAGAACACGAAAGCAACCCGAACGTTATGGCtttgaaacaaaataa
- the LOC135383143 gene encoding uncharacterized protein LOC135383143 isoform X2, with protein MAKMWEFDAFIDEGDEDFASYVERFGHYCKVANVQDEELKKSAFITAIGKKAYKTLKDLLLPSKPEEKSFKDLVKVLSEHYGPTSQVIAERFKFNRRYQGEGESVAVFAVALKHMAAKCEFGQFLDDALRDRFVAGLRNPAIQTGLLKKKELTFETACEFAKSVELAERESRGFRPVAGTDAEVHAIKKTSRKPVSGSETRTAKNKCYRCGEEHDANSCRYRKTRCYHCKRTGHLSRVCRSRQTTADAVHNVDDEQPDSELLLYSVYHVGTTKRPYEVEVRLEESLFKLLKQPPSLAQCALKLKTYGGTPLEVIGQGQVAVEYNGQRKVLQIIVVPGDKPALLGRDWIESLGVDLNSIHEVHTELAPDSLVRRTNAVQHTRTPPYHPASNGAAERLVQTVKRSLLRQFRDEESTGVTRTIRHRLDQFLFVYRNTPCPTTGKTPAELFLSWKPRTRLSILHPELAKRTERGITQGQSRPNGTSWREFEAGDSVRVRGTRPGDPRWLEGTVVRRVSLSTYIVRVQSQERVIHVDDITSHAFAIPAPRTIRIPEETSTQQPPDPALAVQPQVEDETGTPLATPVSTEDEVATENNAPVPQLRRSSRTRKQPERYGFETK; from the exons ATGGCTAAGATGTGGGAATTTGACGCCTTCATTGACGAAGGAGACGAAGACTTCGCTTCGTACGTGGAAAGATTTGGGCACTATTGCAAGGTAGCCAACGTGCAAGACGAAGAACTTAAGAAGTCAGCCTTCATCACTGCCATAGGGAAGAAAGCGTACAAGACGCTCAAAGATTTGCTTCTACCGTCAAAGCCGGAAGAGAAGTCATTCAAAGATTTGGTAAAGGTACTGAGCGAACACTACGGGCCTACAAGCCAAGTCATTGCGGAGCGCTTCAAATTTAACCGGCGCTACCAAGGGGAAGGGGAGTCCGTCGCAGTTTTTGCAGTCGCGCTGAAGCACATGGCTGCGAAATGCGAGTTCGGCCAGTTTCTCGACGACGCGCTGCGGGACCGGTTCGTCGCGGGACTGCGGAACCCAGCCATCCAGACAGGATTACTAAAGAAAAAGGAGCTGACGTTCGAGACGGCGTGTGAGTTCGCCAAGAGCGTCGAATTGGCCGAGCGAGAGTCTAGGGGCTTCCGACCAGTTGCTGGAACAGACGCCGAAGTCCATGCGATCAAAAAGACAAGCAGGAAGCCTGTTTCGGGGAGTGAAACGAGAACAGCCAAGAACAAATGTTATCGGTGCGGCGAAGAACATGACGCAAATTCGTGTCGCTATCGAAAGACAAGATGTTATCACTGCAAGCGCACGGGGCATCTGTCTCGCGTGTGCAGATCTAGGCAGACAACGGCCGACGCGGTTCATAACGTGGACGACGAACAGCCTGATAGCGAGCTGTTGTTATACAGCGTGTATCACGTCGGGACAACGAAGCGACCGTATGAAGTGGAAGTGCGGCTTGAAG AAAGCCTGTTCAAGCTGCTAAAACAACCGCCGTCGCTTGCGCAGTGCGCACTGAAGCTCAAAACGTACGGCGGAACGCCGCTTGAAGTCATAGGCCAGGGCCAAGTCGCTGTGGAATACAACGGACAACGGAAGGTTCTGCAAATCATCGTGGTACCCGGAGACAAGCCAGCGTTGCTTGGGCGCGACTGGATTGAGAGCCTCGGGGTCGACTTGAACAGCATTCACGAGGTCCACACCGAGCTAGCTCCGGACAGCCTCGTTAGAAG AACGAACGCTGTGCAGCATACGAGGACACCGCCGTACCACCCAGCCTCAAATGGAGCAGCGGAAAGACTTGTCCAGACAGTCAAACGAAGTCTCCTACGCCAATTTCGGGATGAGGAGAGCACAGGAGTGACTCGGACGATTCGACATCGACTGGATCAGTTTCTCTTCGTATACCGTAACACACCGTGTCCAACAACTGGTAAGACGCCAGCCGAACTTTTTCTGTCCTGGAAGCCACGCACGAGGCTGAGCATCTTGCACCCCGAATTAGCAAAGCGGACGGAACGAGGTATTACTCAAGGGCAAAGCCGCCCAAACGGAACTTCATGGAGGGAGTTCGAAGCGGGCGATAGCGTTCGAGTAAGAGGGACCAGACCGGGTGATCCAAGATGGTTAGAAGGCACTGTCGTGCGGCGCGTCAGCTTGTCTACATACATAGTCAGGGTTCAAAGCCAAGAGAGGGTTATCCATGTGGACGACATTACTTCACACGCATTTGCTATTCCTGCGCCCAGAACGATCCGGATTCCAGAGGAGACCAGTACACAGCAACCGCCTGACCCGGCTTTGGCAGTCCAGCCTCAAGTAGAAGACGAAACAGGGACCCCATTGGCAACGCCTGTGTCTACTGAAGATGAAGTCGCCACGGAAAACAACGCTCCGGTACCGCAACTACGACGAAGCTCGAGAACACGAAAGCAACCCGAACGTTATGGCtttgaaacaaaataa
- the LOC135383143 gene encoding uncharacterized protein LOC135383143 isoform X3: protein MAKMWEFDAFIDEGDEDFASYVERFGHYCKVANVQDEELKKSAFITAIGKKAYKTLKDLLLPSKPEEKSFKDLVKVLSEHYGPTSQVIAERFKFNRRYQGEGESVAVFAVALKHMAAKCEFGQFLDDALRDRFVAGLRNPAIQTGLLKKKELTFETACEFAKSVELAERESRGFRPVAGTDAEVHAIKKTSRKPVSGSETRTAKNKCYRCGEEHDANSCRYRKTRCYHCKRTGHLSRVCRSRQTTADAVHNVDDEQPDSELLLYSVYHVGTTKRPYEVEVRLEGMTVKMQVDTGAAVSLLSESLFKLLKQPPSLAQCALKLKTYGGTPLEVIGQGQVAVEYNGQRKVLQIIVVPGDKPALLGRDWIESLGVDLNSIHEVHTELAPDSLVRRTNAVQHTRTPPYHPASNGAAERLVQTVKRSLLRQFRDEESTGVTRTIRHRLDQFLFVYRNTPCPTTERSGFQRRPVHSNRLTRLWQSSLK, encoded by the exons ATGGCTAAGATGTGGGAATTTGACGCCTTCATTGACGAAGGAGACGAAGACTTCGCTTCGTACGTGGAAAGATTTGGGCACTATTGCAAGGTAGCCAACGTGCAAGACGAAGAACTTAAGAAGTCAGCCTTCATCACTGCCATAGGGAAGAAAGCGTACAAGACGCTCAAAGATTTGCTTCTACCGTCAAAGCCGGAAGAGAAGTCATTCAAAGATTTGGTAAAGGTACTGAGCGAACACTACGGGCCTACAAGCCAAGTCATTGCGGAGCGCTTCAAATTTAACCGGCGCTACCAAGGGGAAGGGGAGTCCGTCGCAGTTTTTGCAGTCGCGCTGAAGCACATGGCTGCGAAATGCGAGTTCGGCCAGTTTCTCGACGACGCGCTGCGGGACCGGTTCGTCGCGGGACTGCGGAACCCAGCCATCCAGACAGGATTACTAAAGAAAAAGGAGCTGACGTTCGAGACGGCGTGTGAGTTCGCCAAGAGCGTCGAATTGGCCGAGCGAGAGTCTAGGGGCTTCCGACCAGTTGCTGGAACAGACGCCGAAGTCCATGCGATCAAAAAGACAAGCAGGAAGCCTGTTTCGGGGAGTGAAACGAGAACAGCCAAGAACAAATGTTATCGGTGCGGCGAAGAACATGACGCAAATTCGTGTCGCTATCGAAAGACAAGATGTTATCACTGCAAGCGCACGGGGCATCTGTCTCGCGTGTGCAGATCTAGGCAGACAACGGCCGACGCGGTTCATAACGTGGACGACGAACAGCCTGATAGCGAGCTGTTGTTATACAGCGTGTATCACGTCGGGACAACGAAGCGACCGTATGAAGTGGAAGTGCGGCTTGAAGGTATGACTGTGAAAATGCAAGTTGATACAGGCGCAGCTGTTTCGCTCCTGTCAGAAAGCCTGTTCAAGCTGCTAAAACAACCGCCGTCGCTTGCGCAGTGCGCACTGAAGCTCAAAACGTACGGCGGAACGCCGCTTGAAGTCATAGGCCAGGGCCAAGTCGCTGTGGAATACAACGGACAACGGAAGGTTCTGCAAATCATCGTGGTACCCGGAGACAAGCCAGCGTTGCTTGGGCGCGACTGGATTGAGAGCCTCGGGGTCGACTTGAACAGCATTCACGAGGTCCACACCGAGCTAGCTCCGGACAGCCTCGTTAGAAG AACGAACGCTGTGCAGCATACGAGGACACCGCCGTACCACCCAGCCTCAAATGGAGCAGCGGAAAGACTTGTCCAGACAGTCAAACGAAGTCTCCTACGCCAATTTCGGGATGAGGAGAGCACAGGAGTGACTCGGACGATTCGACATCGACTGGATCAGTTTCTCTTCGTATACCGTAACACACCGTGTCCAACAACTG AACGATCCGGATTCCAGAGGAGACCAGTACACAGCAACCGCCTGACCCGGCTTTGGCAGTCCAGCCTCAAGTAG